In the genome of Nakaseomyces glabratus chromosome K, complete sequence, the window GACCCAAAGTCCTTATTTTCTATTCTGGAATCTTTTGGTGATTCATCAATGGTTGAAGGGACAGTTGTCATGCACTCATCATTTGTATTCGCATCTGTAGTATTCTCATTGACATCATTctcattatttatttgcAAATCATTCCTTGATATTACTCTAGTAGTCATATCATTGGTACTATTAACCTCATCTTTGACACCAGTAGGCTCAATCTGGTCGGGTTTTGATGCCATATACTTGGATCTCCTTAATACCTAGCAAAAGtcaaagtgaaaaaaatataacaaatgGGTATTCTCTAAACCACAAAGCAAATTAATTACTGTGTTTCAACACAAATTCAGTTTTGAAGGTGGAAATTCTACCTAGTTCAGCACTAAATGAAGTAATCATAGTTTATAGTTTTGACCTTTATTACTGTAATTTTGGCACATTTTCTCGGATTTTAATTTGGAatcttaaaaaaaattaaaatgcACAGAGATGACTTACAGTATAAGTTATATTAGTAGTTCATTTCATAAGAGACAGATAACTTCATAAATACTGCACAATAAGCCACAGTCATGGTACGAGCTAGAAGAGGTGTACTGCTGAAGTGTGATCCTTCAATCAAAGCGCTAATCGTGCAAATCGATTCAGAACGTCATGACATTATACTAGAAGAACTCGATGAAACACACCTGTTAGTACATCCTACAAAAGTTGAATTTATCAAGATGGAACTGAATAGATTGCTGTctaagaatatatataatccattggatgaggaagaagaagagcatTGAGACAGCACCCGACATTTGCATTTGGCCTGCCAGAACTTGTTTTGACGTTTACGAAATTATTGACTGATGATGTGTTGTCCATTTAAAGAcattaaaattaaaaacCCTTGTATATTATTTAGTGTATAGTACAGAAATAGGAAAAACagagaaaataaaagaccTATTGACATACTTATAACATATTTTTATGTGTATTCATGTGcttcaatattattattataggTTATTTACATGTGTTTTTTGTTACCTCCTCATTTAGAGGCAGTATCTTGAGAGAATTCCCTGCCAGTCTTACtccaataataaataaatgcTAAGATAACTGTAGGTCTGAAATAGAATTATCAATAATGTATGATACAAACCATTCCCTCGACCTCCTTGTAATTCATATCTTATTCTGTTTTGCTGGTCAAACCCAGCTCTTCTCTCATCTTCGCCTTTTCAGCCTCCACATCCAAACCAAACTCTTCCTTCAACCTCTTCTCCAGTTTTAGTCTCTTCTCTAGTCtttccttcttcatcctcgCAAGCTCTGCCTTAATTTCATATGGTTCCTTTGGTATTTGATTTAGCGACTCAGGATCAGGCCAAAACCCAGGTACATTCAACTTCTTATCCGTATCAGTACCAATGTAATACATCACCGCCACAGGAGCCAGAAGACAAAATGAGAATCTAAATATCTCGAGCTGTGCCCTTGTGTATCTGAATGGTAACTTCATCTTGTTGATTGCAATTATTAGACCTTCGCTTAGTAAAATACTTAATGAGGGCAGTTATCAAGTGCAGAAATAGAATTCCAGCCAATCTAGCAGATGATATTTTGTATGTATCAATCTATTGACTACCTGCTATATGAGTCGTTCTGTTTCAATCATTTCAGCTTATGTTCTTTTGGCAGCGGGGGGGCCTTGCTTTAACTGAATCGTGCGCGATGCGGGATCAAGAGAACAGCTTTaacaagctcatcgctcaAGAAGTAGTTCTTAACAAGTTTCAATTGATTGACTAACCACCTCTGGAGTAGCTTCAAGTGGTGGCTGTTAATAGAATAATATGAATGAAGATGCCTCTGTCATAAACTACTCAGAGATATTTAGCACGCTAGTAAAGGATGACGGTGTGGACGACATGGTAGCGTCGTTCTTATATTACATGTTTCCTCGGGAGCTATTTATTCGTGGATTATCTCTTTTAGAGTCATCTGATATGTTTATCTATGTATTTGATGCTATGAAAGGAGAGTCTTCAGAAAGCGAAGTGAACACTGACGTAGATACATCTGTCAACTTAAGCTCGAAGGAAAATATAGCAACATCAACCACCGCGACTCAAATTAACGCCAAAGACAACTCTGTGGATGTTACAAAAAATTACCTGAATAAGCTctatgaagatgatgatttgCTTCAGTATAGACTGATTGTGAAatcgtcatcatcagatGGTATAGAGACCCCAGTTTACGTTGATCTCCACAACTGGCTCTGTTCTTGCGAGGAATATACAGAAATAATGCGCGAGTGCTTACTGGCGGACAAGGATCTAGTACAAGAATTTGTTCAATTGATTGATGACTTTAGTTGTTTTCGTGATGATACATTTGGGCAGATCGAAGCACATAGTTTATCGCTACAAAAATACGTAAACACTAAGAAATTGCTCTGTCCACATTTACTTGCATACTCGATTATTTTGCTATCTTCACCCAAAGTTCTAAGGCACTATACCGTTGAAAAACCTGGCGTCATTGTCATCCCGATTACCAGCATCGACGAATGGTTGAAGTTACACATCAATGTGCTCTACAGTGAGAAGAAATAAGCCATTTCATATTACATATTATAATACTTGAATGCGTTCTAAGAGAACAGTAATaggagaaaaaaaaattaaagtgCTTATTATATTGAGTAAGTAGTTTATAAAGGGTCTTggtataaaaaaaaaatatcaacaatACTTAGCCCAGCTGGAACTTCACTGTCAAAGTAAGTGTCCATTACACCAGGATAACttattgataataaaatattagcaATGAAAAGCAGAATAAAGAAATAGTAGAACCAAAATTGCAGCTATATGAGCAAATACAAGTTCGGCAAATCTTCCAGAGATATTGCCTTTGAAAGAACATTGCATTAAAATCTCACTAGCGCTTAATGTATCCGAGGATAGAAGAAGTGTAATAGAAAATTAGAcgataaaaaataatggcaCAATAAGCATCTCAACGAACAACATACCAATTCAGTAGCATTAACTGTTTTTGTGTGTTTGTGTAACCAGATAAAACCCAAGGCATACCAACTGATACTTCTTTGCGAGTAAAAGAtgttataattttttttcacaaaataTTAACGTCATTTAGAAATGTAAAGaatcaataaaaataaatcaaaagtTTATTGAGATTCTTTACATGAACAAAGCCAACAAAGCAGCCAAACCCATGACGGAAGAAGCGGCCAAGTTAGCAGCGCCGTTAACGTGTTGGGTAACGATAACATGTTGAGAAGAGGTTGGTTGTGCAGCAAGAGAAGAACGTTGGGTAGATAGGATAGTAGTTGGGTGTGGAGCAACAGATTGTCTGACGGTGGTAGTAGTGTCAGGCTTTGGAGCTGGCTTAGTGCTTGGTTGTGGTTGTGGTTGTGGTTGTGGCTTTGGTTCTGGACCAGGAGCTGGCTTGGTGGTTGGTTGTGGTTGTGGTTGTGGGTGTGGCTTTGGCTTGGTGATGGTACATGGACAGTCAGTGATTGTCAATGTGGTAGCAGAAGTGACAGTGTAAGTAACACCGTTTTGAGTGAAGGTAGTTGGGTATGGGCAGTAAGTGGTGTAAGCAGTAACAACTTCGATCTCAGTTTCAGTAGTAGTAGAGTTGAAACCTGGTGGTGGGGCTGGGATGGTAGTAGTGGAGCTGGTAGTTGGAGGAGTGGTAGTAGAAGAGACAGTGGTAGTGTTTTGAGATGGAACTGAGGTACTTGGATCAATTGGAATGGAACTGTTACTGAATTGACCCATAACAGCAGAGGAGGCAATAGCCAAAGTAGCGAACGCGGTAGTAAACTTCATtgttagtttttttttggttggTCTAAGTTTTCAATTAAACGATTGTTGTGTTGTTGTTCTTATATTATAAAGGAAAGGTTTAAGATAATGgttacaaagaaaaaagctTCCCTTTAtatacctttttttttttcctttagTAAGTTATTTTGTAAGGGATTGAATATCAATTACAAGTATGCAACCAGTCTATTCTATTTTCTACTCATTTTAATTTTAGAAATTAATTTGAGTACTTTAAAAACTCCCTGATACTTTTCTTATTGCTCATTATTTTTAGGCATTGCTTATTACTGAGAATTCAAGAGGGGGTTCCAGTTATCCTAATATCCATCCCATCTCGGATACAAGTTCAAGTTCATCTACAGTACTAAGCATCAATGCAATGCAACTCATTTATTCACTATCGAGAGTTAGGCAAAAACCCAGCCACACCAGTCTTTGATGCTATCGCCCATGATGGGtacaaagaaattaattttAGAAGCTTCCAACTTCATTTACGTACTACTTTTATTAGCAGTCCTTGCCCTAGTACTTGCCCTAGTACTTGCCCTAGTCCTGGCCCCAGTACTTGCCCTAGATTACAGTTTCTTAGGTCCGTCCTTCCCTCTCTCCCTTAGTGAGATCTCAACCACCGTTGATGGACCCGGAACTGGTACTTGGTGGTAATGGCCACTctcccccctccccccactAGAAGGGATGACTCGTTTCTTTTATCTCCTCTGTGCGGATGTTTCCTCGACTGTTTTCTCTTGTATCCTGCGGACGGGCACTGCAGCTCTGGCACCTTTGAACAACTTTGACGTATTTACATTGCTTTCCCTCTTTCCACTTTAGGAAATGATAGAGAATTGGTGCGAGTTGTATCTCTTTGTGTGCGGAATTTTCACTGCAAATGCAATGTACGAGGCAATGCCATAATAACTTAGTTGGGAAAAAGGGTCCCTCTCTCCCCCCCACCCATTATTTACAGTGTATAGTGTGCGTGGATCTCTAAGTGGAGTTTTTGTGTTTCGTACTTCTCTATCTCTGTGGAGTGGGGAGGGGGGGAAGACTCAACAAAGGGGAGTGATTCCCTGCAGTGGAGCGATGCAAAAGAGATCGTACGTGCTGCAAACGGGGTtaattaaagaaaagaaaagaggcTGTAATATGGtcaaaggaaaagaaaaaaagacGTCATTTCTCTCTCTCCATCAAGGGACCAAGGATAATTTGAGATAGTGGGTTTCTTGGGAATAGAGTGCCATGTATTGTCGGCAGGGAGGGTAGGTGGCACTAACACTACTGTTTCAAGAAAACCCATTGAAAATGGATGAGGAAACGCTACAATGCTGCTTTCTTTGCCCTTGTCATAACTGACTTGAAAATTAGACTCTGCTATGTCTCTCAAGGttgaaaattgaaaagggAAATGAAGGGAGTCGAGGTCCAGACTACCTTTGCCCCTCACCGCCAGGCGCTTCAGGTGCTACCCACCACGGCCCACCCTGAAAAAGACGAGCCCCATTGTTACCTATGCAACAGGCATCTATCGTACTGGTGTTTCTCCGTGTCCCTCTTGCACTCAGCACTCAGCACACCCTTTGTGGAATGGAATTTATTGTACTTCACGGACCGTATCAAATAGGTTTGTGCAATTGCGTACGTTCCTCTAAGGTGTCTCGTCCCGTAGAGGAATGTTGTAGGCATGATGTAATTTAAATGCGaacctttcttttttctctccCTCTCGTTGTGTGAAGCTAATGACTTAATTCACAGTGATTAAAATTAGACCAATATTCCCCTCCGTGCAGGTGTGTCTGTTGGGAACAGGATATTAATTTATTACACTAGCTAATTGTTTCCCAATTGGGATAAATGAATCTAAAATATAACCGCAAGGGGCCTCTTCATGGAAATTAACGGGTATTGCCTCTGCGGCAATATGCTGGTCCATACGAGCAATTTACGTATTCTCCTGtttaattttatattaGGTTTAGCTCTGTTGTTACCCAAAAAGGGTAAATTACAAGATAATTATTCTTGTGTTTCCATTCCCATGACTCTATAATACAATTTGAAGTATAGtataaacaataatacAAGCAAATATTAACAAAAAGgcaacaagaacaagaacaagagaaagaacaagaacaaaaaacaataaattaaaataaatgacTCAATCTAGATCTATATCGAACGGTACAACTGAGAAGTTGAGGCTCTGGCTGGATTTTTGCCGGTCCTTGTGTACTAGAGCAACTCTACATCTGCCGTTTCCCGTTGCCTTTTTGCTGCACTCAGTGTCTAGATTTCGAGTAACTTTATCTTCCCATTCCCAAAATATACCTATTCGACGTTTAATAAATATCTCCCACCTGCTATCACGGTTACCTAGGGCATTGTTCGCCACCAACGCACTTCTAATGACATTTGGGGCGTACACTCGGCGACGTTTGTTGTTCTCATACAGGTAGTTGTGTGACTTGACAAAGAAGTTGAACCCATCTTCAACCATCTCAAGTTCGTCCTCGGCACCGCCATTGTTCTCAGGTACATACGTGGTATTCATCGAGTCATTCAGTATGACATGGCACGCattgttcttgttgttgtatttTGTGATCAATGTCATTAGGATAATCAGATATCGACACTTGGTGTCGTGCAACGTAGTGCAGTTCTTCTTGCTCAAGCTGTGCAATTGCAGATTCAGTAACCTTGACAAACCATCTATTATAACTAGTCGATAGCTGTCATTGCTATTGGTATCGTTGGTAATTGCCTCTGTACCCGTGCTCGGC includes:
- the TFB5 gene encoding TFIIH complex subunit TFB5 (CAGL0K10098g~Ortholog(s) have role in nucleotide-excision repair, phosphorylation of RNA polymerase II C-terminal domain, transcription from RNA polymerase II promoter and core TFIIH complex, cytosol, holo TFIIH complex localization) → MVRARRGVLLKCDPSIKALIVQIDSERHDIILEELDETHLLVHPTKVEFIKMELNRLLSKNIYNPLDEEEEEH
- the SHU2 gene encoding Shu2p (CAGL0K10142g~Ortholog(s) have role in DNA recombinase assembly, maintenance of rDNA and Shu complex, site of double-strand break localization); translation: MNEDASVINYSEIFSTLVKDDGVDDMVASFLYYMFPRELFIRGLSLLESSDMFIYVFDAMKGESSESEVNTDVDTSVNLSSKENIATSTTATQINAKDNSVDVTKNYLNKLYEDDDLLQYRLIVKSSSSDGIETPVYVDLHNWLCSCEEYTEIMRECLLADKDLVQEFVQLIDDFSCFRDDTFGQIEAHSLSLQKYVNTKKLLCPHLLAYSIILLSSPKVLRHYTVEKPGVIVIPITSIDEWLKLHINVLYSEKK
- the RAD55 gene encoding putative DNA-dependent ATPase RAD55 (CAGL0K10186g~Ortholog(s) have protein heterodimerization activity, role in heteroduplex formation, meiotic DNA recombinase assembly and Rhp55-Rhp57 complex localization), producing the protein MSFGVPLSQLIVNAPKPISTGLTALDNELDGGFRYKSSYEIYGIPGIGKTWLASETVKTYLQENDDGKVLWITTSGVAPQMLLRSEAEVKERIEYIRITKFTELLYFYQKQVMSEPDSISQSQSPAESAMPSTGTEAITNDTNSNDSYRLVIIDGLSRLLNLQLHSLSKKNCTTLHDTKCRYLIILMTLITKYNNKNNACHVILNDSMNTTYVPENNGGAEDELEMVEDGFNFFVKSHNYLYENNKRRRVYAPNVIRSALVANNALGNRDSRWEIFIKRRIGIFWEWEDKVTRNLDTECSKKATGNGRCRVALVHKDRQKSSQSLNFSVVPFDIDLD
- the PET100 gene encoding Pet100p (CAGL0K10120g~Ortholog(s) have unfolded protein binding activity, role in mitochondrial respiratory chain complex IV assembly and integral component of mitochondrial inner membrane, plasma membrane localization); amino-acid sequence: MKLPFRYTRAQLEIFRFSFCLLAPVAVMYYIGTDTDKKLNVPGFWPDPESLNQIPKEPYEIKAELARMKKERLEKRLKLEKRLKEEFGLDVEAEKAKMREELGLTSKTE
- the SED1 gene encoding Sed1p (CAGL0K10164g~Putative adhesin-like cell wall protein; predicted GPI-anchor); protein product: MKFTTAFATLAIASSAVMGQFSNSSIPIDPSTSVPSQNTTTVSSTTTPPTTSSTTTIPAPPPGFNSTTTETEIEVVTAYTTYCPYPTTFTQNGVTYTVTSATTLTITDCPCTITKPKPHPQPQPQPTTKPAPGPEPKPQPQPQPQPSTKPAPKPDTTTTVRQSVAPHPTTILSTQRSSLAAQPTSSQHVIVTQHVNGAANLAASSVMGLAALLALFM